A stretch of DNA from Rhinoraja longicauda isolate Sanriku21f chromosome 9, sRhiLon1.1, whole genome shotgun sequence:
ACTGAAGGCGGGCGTTTGTGTGCAGAGCCTAGGGACTCTCCTGGAGATGGGTCCGGCACAGAGGAATGAaatccctgcctgcctgcctggggctgggagagggggactcgcccgcccgcccgcttcCCCGCACATAGCATAGGCTTCCCGGCTTTGCTCGTAGGAGCAGGGGTCTTTTTTTATTTCCCGAGGAAACCTTATTTTCGTTCacactgaatttttaaaaaaaaccctgctTCTCATTTGTATGTTGCCTTCCTTTCTTCCCCCGGTACCCTCAGGTCTTGAAATATCCATTTAAGGCTGGCTGCCTTTAACTGTGGGTTGCAGCCCAATGACAAGGTAGGACCACAATAGAGCCCCGACCCCCTTCTTAGTGTCGCTCAATGCAGAAGACTTGGGGCTGACGCAGTATCTTTCAGTTTGATCTATTATTGAGGGAGTTTTCTTTATCCCTTGCTTTTGAGGGGTCCATATGCAGATTCCGATCTGCATTCCTGTTCATGTTTCTTTCATGACTTGTTCACTCCCGGCATATTGCAAGGAGGAAAATGGGTTGATGGAAGGACTTCAAAAACTGACGACTCACTGAGAAGGTGAAGGGTCAGGTGGACGACACACCAGCCCAATTCAAGCCCCACGTTGCTAGAAACATACTAGTTTTTTTTTTACCACTAATAGGTTAATCATATGTTAGGCACCCTCCCCGATTAgatctttattttaaaaaaaataatagttcACATTCTACCAGAGATGAGTTACATTGTGCCTTTCTTCATCATTTATGCTTTGGTTGAACGTCACCCACACCACTGAAGTCAACCAAGTCATACAGTTACAGCAGAATTGCTGTGCAGTGATAGGACTGTTAGATGTATTATTTATGAAAAACACTGATTTTGTAAATCTAAGCTGTTGGAAGCAATTAAACGTGTTTATTTTTTCTCATAATTAACATGAAGTGCTTCATGTAGTATGTACCTGACTAATTTTGCAGCACACTTCTCTTGATGGATATGCTGAATCACAAAGCCAGCCCTCCAAATCAAGTAGCAGACAAAGTCTACCACGGTGTAGGAATTCAGTGGCATCTACGACCGACGAGCAACCCCACATTGGAAATTACAGGCTGCTGAAGACTATCGGCAAGGGAAACTTTGCAAAAGTAAAATTAGCACGACACGTTCTAACTGGAAGGGAAGTGAGTTTTATATTGTTTATTTTAGCTTTTTCAGAATTTCACACCCATCTCTTTCGTACTGATATCATTTtggaattgcatttatttcacatCTTTGAAAGATTTTTTACAGTTTAATAATAGTTTTTGTGCTCCTCAGCGTATGGATTGCACTGAAGGATGACACAGTCATGCTGATTGTTTTGGTGTGGTTGTGGCAGTGAAACAGGCAATGTCCATGATTATGATATGTGGGACAGAGCTGCAGTAGCTCAAATGTTGCATCTTTGTTccttttctctgctgtatctgtaACAACTTGGTGAATGCTATAAGGTTTTCTGATGAGCTTCTGGGATGTCATCAGAATCATTGTTGCTATTCTAATCCACATTGGATATAAAACAGCGTTACAAAACTTTAAACTGTAGATTATCTCAGTAATGCTTGTTTATTGATCTTAATCTTTCATGTGGTTGTTGTCAATTATGTTAGAAGCTAAACAATTTCTGATTTATGCTCAGATAATACTGATTATATCTGTTGAAGATTAACATAACATGTGTAAAGAGCAAATGGTTTGTTTCAGAGAAGGCAAAATGTTTAAATAACCTCTAGGACCGTACAAAGTTTTCCACAAAATACTTTTTTGCAGTATTGCTGAAACCAAGAACCGGGCAGGATTAAGTGTTCAGCAATGCTATAATCTGCAACCTTCAGGGCCTCATGAGTTCTGTGGGGATCTATGCATTTTAgctaaaaaatgttttaaatataaaGTATATCGATAAACATTCTGTTAATTACTgtcaaaaaaatcattttcaggTTGCTGTTAAAATAATTGACAAAACACAGCTCAATCCTACCAGTCTACAAAAGGTAAGGCTTTTTATCAAATACAAAGTTTATTTATTTGCAGCTGGTTTAATGGAGACAAACCAAGAAAATACAAATTATCCAGTTTTATGTTTGCATATAGAGAATTTATTATACTTCAATGCCAAAGGGAAATGAAACTGAACTTGAAAATTATGCACCTAATGGGCGTAGACCTGACGCAATGTTACTGTGTACAGTAGTGTTGTTAAACAAGTAGTAGCTGGTTGTCTGCAGAAATTTTGTTTCACCTCCATGTATTGTTTGCAACAGACGAACAGCTATTGATCTTGTAACTGGGAGTTGAATACAATTGTGAGGAAAATGTTGTTAATTTATGTTTACTCCAATGGTTACAGTAACAATATTGTTCAAGTATCATTGTAGAATTTGGATCTAAAACATGATTGCAACTTTTCATGTGTGTATTTACCAGTCGCTAGATATTAGATATAATTCTTTATTTTTGGCATGTGTCTGAAAATGGATGTATTTTTGTTTTACAGAATGTAACTGGTTGTTGTGCTTCAGagcaaaatattttgtttgctGAAGAAGCTTGTTTCACATCAGAGCACTATGTTGTGAAAATTAAGTAGCAAATTCAGTAATCCCAGTAATCAGACTTAAGTTGTTCATGTGTTTAAATTCGGCTGTTTGTAGCTTTCTATTGCAAAGTTATAGAAGCATATTCTCCTGATGGCAAGAGCTGTGTTATTTATTGTGTTATTTATGTTGAGGACTGTTGAACTCTTTGACACTTAATTTACATAGCAGGATAAACAATGCAAAAGATGAAGGAATGTTGGCTTTGTAAGAACAATAAATTTTGGCCAAAGATTGTGTCATAGTGCTTAAAAGTGCACAATACTTTTGAAAATGTCTTTGCTCGCCTGTTTTGGGGAAGGCCCAAGAAAAAAGTGGGGTTTTTTAGAGCATAGGCTAAAATTACTATTGTTTAATGTGTAATTTAAGTATGAAAAATGTTCAGCAATATGTCATGAAAACAAGCTATCATCAAATGTTAATATCATGAGAAATGCCTTTTAAATTGGTCATTATATTAATTTCAGTGTTTTCTTTATGGATTCTCAAAGTCCAGTTCAGATTTTCATAGAATATCCTTGCTGAATTCTTCAGTTGATGAaccaaagggaggatataggaaTGCGTCAAGTGTAAATATAGCCTCATTCCATTGGAGGGTATCTTGTGCAGTAGTTCAATGTAGGGGAAACGAAGTCAGTTTGTTTTTGTGTATTCGTATGTAGTTTGacaaattatttaaaataaaactgcaTTTGCTGAGATGATCTGTTGGGTGCTGTAAATGAATAGTGTCATTTATGGTCATTGTATGGTTGTGGTATCATACCATTTACTCGTATTTTGAATATCATAAATATTGCATGAAAATAACTTGATGAACTTGGTGTGTGGGTACATCACTATGGCTTTACTCTACTTGTGTTGAATGACACAATGAGGTAAAGACTACTATGCAATGGGGTAAATTGAGTGAGCTAAAATATCCGAGCCCTGATGCTTTCTTGTGTAAGTGATACTGGCGAAGTGATatataattttttaaaaacaaattcaaCAATGTTTAATTGATCTGAAGGGATTACGGTCTTTATTGTTTGTTTAGAATCGCTTTTGCCAGATTCATTTAGATATTTGTTGCTGTCCCCACTAGATGTACATAACCTCACCACTCTCATGAATACCAAATGTTTACCTGACCTGACCACATTTGTTTTGGGTGAATTTGGGAGAGACATAAGAAtccaaattttctttttttttaaatgtg
This window harbors:
- the mark1 gene encoding serine/threonine-protein kinase MARK1 isoform X3 produces the protein MSTRTPLPTVNERDTENHTSLDGYAESQSQPSKSSSRQSLPRCRNSVASTTDEQPHIGNYRLLKTIGKGNFAKVKLARHVLTGREVAVKIIDKTQLNPTSLQKLAPEWLFTQSD